From Solanum lycopersicum chromosome 4, SLM_r2.1:
GTGTTTCAAGAGGTCAACTAATATTGTTTTGATCAAAGGTTTTAAGGAAATTGATGGTCaatattgtgaatatatatctAGCTTGACTAAGAAAAGAGTGGTTCCTGTGGGTCCACTTGTTCAAGAACAAACAAGTGAAGATAATAATTCACAAATTTTAACATGGTTGAATCAAAAGTCAAAAGGCTCAACTATTTTTGTGTCATTTGGGAGTGAATACTTTTTGTCACAAGAGGATAGGGAAGAGATTGCTCATGGGTTGGAGCAAAGTAGGGTTAACTTCATTTGGGTTGTGAGGTTTCCGAAAGGTGAAAAACTCAAACTTGAACAAGCGTTGCCACGAGATTTTTTCAAGAAAGTAGGTGAAAGAGGGATGGTAGTAGAAGATTGGGCCCCACAAGCAAAAATATTAGGAAACCCTAATATCGGAGGATTTGTGAGTCACTGTGGATGGAATTCTGTACTAGAAAGCATGAAAATTGGTGTGCCTATAATTGCTATGCCAATGCatcttgatcaaccattgaaTGCTAGGCTTGTGGAGGAAGTAGGTATTGGATTGGAAGTTGTTAGAGACAAAGATGGAAAACTTGATGGAGAACAAATTAGTGAAATTATCAATAAGGTTGTATTGGAGAAAGAAGGAGAATCCATAAGGGAAAAAGCAAAGAAAATGAGTGAGACAATTAGAGTCAAAGGTGATGAAGAGATTGATGATGTTGTTCAAGAATTGGTCAACCTTTGCAAGACTAGATCAAATGTTGTCTAGTTCTTTTTGTGATTTGcatgttttttctttctaacttagttttttttttctttttagtttttaattattaCAATGCTTTTGAACTTAAAGCATGTATTGGTGGAgtactaaatttttttgtactcCTTAATTTagatctctctttttttttatcatgtttgtCTTAGCTAGCTAGACAAATTAACCATTAGTTGTGAATGATTGATTTGAGACTAGCAAAGATCATAATGTCAAAATTTGCATGAGTTCAATAAAACAAAGCTTTTAGTTTAAGTTTTCTgcgattttatttttatttatcgtATACATTTTTTATCGTCCtattaatatatatcaaattacgTAACTCCAAAAGAAATGGCTATGTTACAAATGTAAGAATCGTCTCTCTTTTGATTCTCTtcctatatatatttattaacttattttaataattttggttGCAGAAggaaaatgtatatatatttattgtcaACAGGATATGGTAATTTACTGATTTTAacccaaaaaggtaaaaacgTTTCACTAatcaacataaattataatactaaGTTTTGTTATTTCAAATTACTAGTCAAATTTctcgaagcaaaagaaataaactGTCTGTttatttcttcataattttgaattttccatCATCATTTTAGAAAAGTCAAGTAGATTAAAATAAAGAGGAATTCTCCAAATGGTAagcaatttaacttattttcctTACTAgcattaataatatatgattccCCGGTTTATTTTATAGTGTATAAATATAAGGTTTACCTAATTTACATTAATTATTAAGAAGATCTTCCTCAAAAAATTGCACAAAATCTATTGCATTTGTATTTTGTGTgtagaatatattattattttttaaaaaaaaaagattctcaAAAGAATAGCTTCTTAATTGTTGCGTGacaattaaagaaaatgaattataaaaagATGATTTAAAAGGAAAGGAAATAACTCAAATACGTTACAAAATATGTGGTCTACCTAATATAACGCATGAAAAATTAATTGTGGATAT
This genomic window contains:
- the LOC101250689 gene encoding UDP-glucosyltransferase 29-like translates to MDGSNEKSIRVLMFPWLGHGHISPFFELAKKLVKRNFTIFLVSTPANFISIKQKLIHENLCDKIHLFDLRLPSLPDLPPHYHTTNGLPPHLMSTLKKAFAKSRPIFTQIMNTIEPDLLLYDLLQPWAPKVAKEKNIPSVVFVTSSATMFSYMFHNFRYPNSQFPFSSIYYRDYELTRLIKNQEMETIEQHQRDNKSVKMCFKRSTNIVLIKGFKEIDGQYCEYISSLTKKRVVPVGPLVQEQTSEDNNSQILTWLNQKSKGSTIFVSFGSEYFLSQEDREEIAHGLEQSRVNFIWVVRFPKGEKLKLEQALPRDFFKKVGERGMVVEDWAPQAKILGNPNIGGFVSHCGWNSVLESMKIGVPIIAMPMHLDQPLNARLVEEVGIGLEVVRDKDGKLDGEQISEIINKVVLEKEGESIREKAKKMSETIRVKGDEEIDDVVQELVNLCKTRSNVV